The stretch of DNA TGGTCATTTTGATGCTGTGGGTCAACCAGATTGCCATTGCTGCGTTATTAATGCTGATTATTGGCGCTTTATCAGGGTTTTTTGTTGTGCCACTCAATGCCATGCTGCAACACCGCGGGCATTTATTGATGGGCGCAGGGCACTCAATTGCCGTACAAAATTTCAATGAAAACCTCGGTATTTTGCTGATGGTGGGCTTTCACGCCTGGCTGGTTAAAAATTGGAGCACTCCACTACCCGCTGATAGCAGCGCCTTACTGCAACAACAGTTTGCGCACAATGGTTTGCCTCCCATGTGGCTGATTATTATCGGTTTTGGTGGTTTCGTAATTATGGTGATGAGCTGGATTCTGCTGCGTTATCAACGCAATTTAAAAGCGGGCCTGCTGCACGATTAAATAGCAATGAGATTGAAATCAATGAATGTAACTCGTTATGCCCCAGTTCTAGTATTCACGTTTGGCGCACTACTTAGCGGATGTGGGCCATCAGCTGATAAGCCTAAGCAAGGCAAAAGCGAGCGCCCCACAGTGGTACAAAGCAGCGTGGTAAAAATAGGCGAGCTGCCCCAGCAAATTAGCACCAATGGGCATGTTGAAGCCGTACAAATGATTGAAATTCGTCCACAAGTCAGTGCGCAGATTGCCGCCATTCACTTCAAAGAAGGCGATGAAGTCAAAGCTGGGCAATTATTATTTACTCTTGATGCCCGCAATGATGAAGCGCAAGCCAATCGCAGCAAAGCCGTTGCCGCCCAAATGGAAGCGCAGTTGGCCGAAGCGGATCGCAATTTGGCTCGCACGATCGAATTAGCCCAAGCCAAATTTATTTCCCCTTCCGCTGTCGATACTGCACGCGCCAAAGCTGAAAGTTTGCGTGCCCAACTGGTGGCGGCCAAAGCCGATCAAACCGCTGCTGCGGTCAAATTATCCTACACCCGCATCGTTGCACCATTCGCAGGTCGCACCGGCAAAATTAACATTCGCACTGGCGCGTTAGCG from Chitinibacter fontanus encodes:
- a CDS encoding efflux RND transporter periplasmic adaptor subunit — translated: MNVTRYAPVLVFTFGALLSGCGPSADKPKQGKSERPTVVQSSVVKIGELPQQISTNGHVEAVQMIEIRPQVSAQIAAIHFKEGDEVKAGQLLFTLDARNDEAQANRSKAVAAQMEAQLAEADRNLARTIELAQAKFISPSAVDTARAKAESLRAQLVAAKADQTAAAVKLSYTRIVAPFAGRTGKINIRTGALAQTNSTEPLVTLTQLDPVRISFNVPERDLSALIAAQHNTSLAVQATLPDGSTREGKLVFLDSAVDKNTGTLLAKAEFANADRQLWPGLSVGIEVQLGAEKGLIVPLQAIQTGPEQRFVYVIGEDKKAQAQNITVLRSHDGQALVEGLKPGSKVIREGGQNVRPGGMVIEASKPAKKSASQASHSGEAQ